A section of the Bacteroidales bacterium genome encodes:
- a CDS encoding glycosyltransferase family 9 protein has product MEPFQRIIISRTDKIGDVVLTLPMLGVLKENYPNTEIIFLGNSYTKPLLETCHHIDKIIEWDKWQNYSFKKQIRAFKRLKADTIIHVYPNKRIALLAKIAKIKNRIGTSHRLYHYFTVNKKINLGRKNSNKHEAELNLELLRSLKLKFDLPSVSDLHRFYGLTKVAPLPERLYSIIDRTKFNLILHPKSKGSAREWGLDKYAELIRILPENQYNIIITGTQAEAEEMEYLLKVYQSKIKDLTGKLTLSEYISLINEADGIVACSTGPLHIAAALGKRAIGIYAPMRPIFPQRWRPIGKNASYLVLDKECNHCRHQQHCKCIESITVEQVINELKKKYQ; this is encoded by the coding sequence GTGGAACCTTTTCAACGCATCATAATAAGTAGAACCGATAAAATTGGCGATGTGGTATTAACTTTGCCTATGCTTGGCGTTTTAAAAGAAAATTATCCTAACACAGAAATTATTTTTTTAGGCAATAGTTATACTAAACCATTGCTCGAAACTTGTCATCATATCGACAAAATTATTGAATGGGATAAATGGCAAAATTATTCGTTTAAAAAGCAAATTCGTGCCTTTAAAAGACTTAAAGCCGACACTATTATTCATGTTTATCCAAACAAGCGAATAGCCTTATTAGCTAAAATAGCAAAAATAAAAAACAGAATCGGGACTTCGCATCGTTTATACCATTACTTTACAGTTAACAAAAAGATAAATTTAGGTCGTAAAAATTCAAATAAACACGAAGCAGAGCTTAATCTCGAATTGCTTCGTTCGCTTAAACTCAAATTTGACCTTCCTTCTGTGTCCGATTTACATCGTTTTTACGGATTAACTAAAGTTGCCCCTTTGCCCGAACGCCTATATTCAATTATTGATCGCACAAAATTTAATTTAATTTTACACCCAAAATCTAAAGGGAGTGCCCGCGAATGGGGTCTTGATAAATATGCCGAACTTATTCGCATCTTACCCGAAAATCAATACAATATTATAATTACAGGCACACAAGCAGAAGCCGAAGAAATGGAGTACCTTCTAAAAGTTTATCAATCCAAAATAAAAGATTTAACGGGTAAATTAACTTTATCGGAATATATCTCGCTCATCAACGAAGCCGATGGTATCGTAGCATGCAGCACAGGTCCCCTACATATTGCTGCCGCCCTTGGTAAACGAGCTATAGGCATTTATGCTCCTATGCGTCCCATTTTTCCACAGCGGTGGAGACCTATAGGCAAAAATGCAAGCTACTTGGTATTAGATAAAGAATGTAACCATTGCCGCCATCAACAACATTGCAAATGTATTGAATCTATTACTGTTGAACAAGTAATCAATGAATTGAAGAAAAAATATCAATAA
- a CDS encoding gliding motility-associated C-terminal domain-containing protein yields MKKFKIFIILYCLFVIKTSAQISVNFVADTTLVCPGYNIQFTDLSVGDTVKNWHWDFGDGTAVDSIKNPTHTYNNPGFYTVSLTASSSNATQTKTKTDYIHVRDFPQTSIEYTDTLFLPSFLLYFHGKVLNDDGYPYYYFWNFDNTPFFAGDTVITHLFNNAGSHSVSFLVKAGAGCIDTTTINLNTIDTLAAPNIFTPNNDGQNDFFTIKTNGYNNFTLDIFNRWGAIVYSVTAKRLLWDGYSSAGIPLPAGIYYYHVTSSDVKGYKLSGKILLIR; encoded by the coding sequence TTGAAAAAGTTTAAAATCTTTATCATATTATATTGTTTATTCGTAATTAAAACGAGTGCACAAATATCTGTAAATTTTGTAGCAGATACGACTTTGGTTTGTCCGGGATATAATATTCAATTTACCGATCTCTCTGTTGGCGATACTGTTAAAAATTGGCATTGGGATTTTGGCGATGGCACAGCCGTCGATTCTATAAAAAATCCTACACATACTTACAACAATCCTGGATTTTATACCGTAAGTCTTACTGCATCTAGTTCTAATGCCACACAAACTAAAACTAAAACCGATTACATTCATGTACGTGATTTTCCTCAAACATCCATTGAATATACCGACACGCTTTTTTTACCTTCTTTCTTGTTATACTTTCATGGAAAAGTTTTAAATGATGATGGATATCCATATTATTATTTTTGGAATTTTGATAACACTCCATTTTTTGCCGGCGACACAGTAATTACTCATTTATTTAATAATGCAGGAAGCCATTCTGTTAGCTTCTTAGTTAAAGCTGGAGCAGGGTGTATAGATACAACAACGATAAATCTAAATACCATTGATACCTTAGCTGCCCCCAATATTTTTACGCCCAATAACGATGGACAAAACGATTTTTTTACAATAAAAACAAATGGTTATAATAATTTTACTCTCGATATATTTAATCGCTGGGGAGCCATTGTTTATTCTGTAACAGCCAAACGCTTACTATGGGATGGGTATAGCTCTGCTGGTATACCGCTTCCTGCTGGCATTTATTATTATCATGTTACCTCATCAGATGTTAAAGGATATAAGCTTTCTGGTAAAATTTTACTAATCCGCTAA
- a CDS encoding AI-2E family transporter, whose translation MKFNKSTILITFFSIVFIIIAYFLWKLWVYVTIAAIVSLILNPINLKLKKWHFKQFYIPSFLRAILLLGMFWTLVFIILYSIFPLIVNEIYHLASINPDVLNSKLAIPLEGIRKNLYSLGLLNAENSNLSSLVVNKFMYFFNADHIQNTFSNLLGIITDLLVAVFVITFISFFFLKDDRLFTRTILMFVPISYQTEVKHVLLSISKMLMRYFSGVVIDILIIFTLICIGMSIVGCDLKTAIMLGLIGAIFNIIPYIGPIISLSIGMLVGFLTFLPFDLYDVIIPHLIYMAIVYLTVNILDASLIQPYIFSNAIKAHPLEIFIVILASGMLAGIIGMMLAIPGYMALRIIAKEFFINSTL comes from the coding sequence ATGAAGTTCAATAAATCGACCATATTAATAACATTTTTTTCCATTGTTTTTATCATCATAGCTTATTTTTTATGGAAATTATGGGTATATGTTACAATAGCAGCTATTGTCTCATTAATACTTAACCCTATTAATTTGAAATTAAAAAAATGGCATTTCAAGCAATTTTACATTCCTTCATTTTTAAGAGCCATTTTGTTATTAGGTATGTTTTGGACCTTGGTATTCATTATTTTGTATAGTATTTTTCCATTGATTGTTAACGAAATTTATCATTTAGCTTCAATAAACCCCGATGTATTAAATTCCAAACTAGCCATTCCGCTCGAAGGTATTCGCAAAAACCTTTACTCACTTGGCTTACTTAATGCCGAAAATAGCAATTTATCGAGTTTAGTTGTAAACAAATTCATGTATTTTTTTAATGCCGACCATATTCAAAACACATTTAGCAACTTACTAGGAATTATTACTGATTTATTAGTTGCTGTTTTTGTTATCACATTTATCTCATTTTTCTTTTTAAAAGACGACCGACTCTTTACACGAACCATACTTATGTTTGTTCCCATATCATATCAAACCGAGGTTAAACATGTTTTATTAAGTATTAGCAAAATGCTTATGCGATATTTTTCGGGTGTTGTTATCGATATACTTATTATTTTTACTCTTATATGCATAGGGATGAGTATAGTAGGTTGCGATCTTAAAACCGCTATCATGCTTGGTCTAATTGGTGCCATCTTTAATATTATACCCTACATTGGACCTATTATTTCATTGAGCATTGGAATGCTTGTTGGCTTTTTAACTTTTCTTCCATTCGATTTATACGATGTCATAATACCTCATTTGATATACATGGCAATTGTATATTTAACTGTAAATATTCTCGATGCTTCTCTTATTCAACCTTACATATTTTCCAATGCTATAAAAGCTCACCCACTTGAAATCTTTATTGTAATTTTAGCTTCGGGCATGTTAGCTGGTATAATTGGTATGATGCTTGCCATTCCAGGCTACATGGCATTACGAATAATAGCCAAAGAATTTTTTATCAATTCTACATTGTAA